In Aequorivita sp. H23M31, a single window of DNA contains:
- a CDS encoding FKBP-type peptidyl-prolyl cis-trans isomerase, with product MNQVTGNETVKLHYTGKLSDGQVFDSSIERDPLEVKLGEGRLIPGFEKGLVDMKVNEKKTINIPKEEAYGDVQKELFQKIPNENLPPEIKPEVGMGLVSKNPDGSEHQLRIADVKDGFIIVDANHPLAGQDLTFDLELLEIK from the coding sequence ATGAATCAAGTAACAGGAAATGAAACCGTAAAACTTCACTACACAGGAAAATTGAGTGACGGACAAGTGTTCGACAGTTCAATAGAGCGTGACCCCTTGGAAGTAAAACTAGGAGAAGGACGTTTAATTCCCGGTTTTGAAAAAGGATTGGTGGATATGAAAGTGAACGAAAAGAAAACAATTAATATTCCAAAGGAAGAAGCTTACGGCGATGTCCAGAAAGAGTTGTTCCAAAAAATACCCAATGAAAATCTACCGCCCGAAATTAAACCTGAGGTTGGGATGGGTCTGGTTTCTAAAAATCCCGACGGTTCCGAGCATCAATTGCGGATTGCAGATGTAAAGGACGGATTTATTATAGTGGATGCCAATCATCCTTTGGCAGGACAGGATCTAACTTTTGATCTGGAATTATTAGAAATTAAATAA
- a CDS encoding alginate export family protein, producing the protein MKNLKYLFFLLLLLVLEPMFAQFTVDAQIRPRFEYRHGYKSPFPDNADPATFVSQRTRLNFGYQSELLHFYLSAQDVRVWGEVSGSTPINNDGITVHEAWGEILFSPQLFLKIGRQEIAYDDERMMGSSDWGQQARSHDVALLKLRPSLSFKVHLGVAYNQDKEALTGNLLTDNNYKSFQYLWFHKDWEKWNTSFLFLNNGLQYIDELDPSQNSTRYSQTAGFHIGSQLSKINLSSNLYYQFGKDLANNNINAYLFSVQGNYAASEKIKLGLGGEILSGNDYGTPKDGKNHSFNPIYGTNHKFNGLMDYFYAGNHTDNVGLIDIFGSANYSFNSKSGIILNFHKFFAASEIDSDISKDLGFEIDLVTSYSLNKFVGIKAGYSRFFTSEGTEIIKNNYDGNRNDWAWIMISINPVLFKWQAAESTNNL; encoded by the coding sequence ATGAAAAACCTAAAGTACCTTTTTTTTCTTTTGCTTCTCTTAGTTCTCGAGCCTATGTTTGCCCAGTTTACAGTAGATGCGCAAATACGACCACGATTTGAATATCGGCATGGGTACAAATCACCTTTTCCGGATAATGCAGATCCTGCCACTTTTGTATCTCAGCGAACACGATTAAATTTTGGATACCAGAGTGAGCTTTTACATTTTTATTTGAGCGCCCAAGATGTGCGCGTCTGGGGAGAGGTATCTGGGTCCACACCCATAAACAATGATGGAATCACTGTACATGAAGCTTGGGGTGAAATTTTATTTTCACCACAGCTCTTCTTAAAAATTGGGAGACAAGAAATCGCATATGATGATGAACGGATGATGGGATCTTCAGACTGGGGACAACAAGCACGGAGTCACGACGTTGCGCTTTTAAAACTCCGACCCTCCCTTTCCTTTAAAGTGCATTTAGGAGTAGCTTACAACCAGGATAAAGAGGCTTTGACAGGAAATCTGTTAACCGATAACAATTATAAATCTTTTCAATACTTATGGTTCCATAAGGACTGGGAAAAATGGAACACTAGTTTCCTGTTTCTTAATAATGGTCTGCAATATATAGACGAACTTGATCCTTCACAAAATTCCACTCGTTATAGTCAAACCGCAGGGTTTCACATAGGCTCACAATTATCCAAAATCAATCTTAGCTCAAATTTATATTATCAGTTTGGAAAAGATTTGGCAAACAATAATATCAATGCCTATCTATTTTCGGTTCAAGGAAATTATGCTGCCTCAGAAAAGATAAAACTAGGACTTGGCGGAGAAATCCTTAGTGGAAATGATTATGGCACACCAAAAGATGGGAAAAACCATTCCTTCAATCCAATTTATGGTACCAATCATAAATTTAATGGTTTAATGGATTATTTTTATGCAGGAAATCACACAGACAATGTGGGCTTAATCGATATATTTGGAAGTGCAAATTATTCTTTTAACAGTAAATCTGGTATTATCTTAAATTTTCATAAATTTTTTGCCGCTTCCGAAATTGATTCCGATATTTCCAAGGATTTGGGTTTCGAAATAGATTTAGTAACTTCGTATTCTTTAAATAAATTCGTGGGAATAAAGGCCGGATACTCCCGATTTTTCACATCCGAAGGAACTGAAATTATAAAAAATAATTATGATGGAAACAGGAACGATTGGGCCTGGATAATGATAAGTATTAATCCCGTTCTTTTTAAATGGCAGGCTGCCGAATCTACAAACAACCTTTAA
- the nirK gene encoding copper-containing nitrite reductase, whose translation MDLISKRITLKNVLIAIGATAILSSCVNTQSDKTYENAADIPVNQEMIAELTAPPFVPQPVGNRLAKKLIVDMEIQELELEMMNGVSYLYWTFDGTVPGSFIRTRVGDEIEFHLKNHPDNKLAHNIDLHAVNGPGGGAESSLVAPGHETVFSFKTLNPGIYVYHCATAPVGMHIANGMYGLILVEPEGGLPPVDKEFYIMQGDFYTKGQYGEPGLQPFDMQKAIKEDADYVVFNGHVGALLGDKALQVEVGETIRLFVGNAGPNLVSSFHLIGEIFDKVHVEGGSLINENVQTTLIPAGGAVMIDLKVDGPGDYILVDHSVFRAFNKGALGVIAATGPKNDRVFKGKIQEGIYQPEGGIIQKMPGSGTAESTEPVAALSKAEKLEKGEHIYARTCVACHQGAGQGVPDVFPPLAKSDYLNADIDRAIDIILHGKSGEITVNGKKYNNVMPSQSLDDAQTASVLTYIYNNWGNNGTEVTEDMVKKVRLKQ comes from the coding sequence ATGGATTTAATTTCTAAGAGAATTACACTAAAAAATGTGTTGATAGCAATTGGAGCGACCGCTATTTTAAGCTCCTGCGTTAATACACAATCTGACAAAACCTATGAGAACGCGGCAGACATTCCAGTAAACCAAGAAATGATCGCCGAACTTACTGCCCCTCCTTTTGTTCCCCAGCCAGTTGGTAACAGGTTAGCCAAAAAACTTATCGTTGATATGGAAATCCAGGAACTGGAGCTTGAGATGATGAACGGTGTAAGTTACCTCTATTGGACATTTGATGGTACGGTACCCGGAAGTTTTATCAGAACCCGTGTTGGCGATGAGATTGAATTCCACCTAAAAAACCATCCCGATAATAAACTCGCCCATAACATTGATCTTCATGCCGTAAACGGGCCTGGAGGCGGTGCTGAATCCTCTTTGGTGGCGCCAGGACACGAAACCGTTTTCTCCTTTAAGACATTAAATCCTGGAATATATGTGTACCACTGTGCTACAGCCCCTGTAGGGATGCACATTGCAAACGGAATGTATGGGCTTATCTTGGTAGAGCCCGAAGGTGGTCTGCCTCCTGTAGATAAGGAATTCTACATTATGCAAGGAGATTTCTACACCAAGGGACAGTACGGTGAGCCAGGGCTACAACCTTTCGATATGCAAAAAGCCATTAAGGAAGATGCTGATTATGTAGTTTTCAACGGTCACGTTGGAGCATTATTGGGTGATAAAGCGTTACAGGTAGAAGTCGGCGAAACTATTCGTCTTTTTGTTGGTAACGCTGGACCAAACTTAGTTTCGTCTTTCCACCTTATCGGTGAAATCTTTGATAAGGTTCACGTGGAAGGCGGAAGCTTGATAAATGAAAATGTTCAGACAACACTTATTCCAGCCGGAGGTGCAGTAATGATTGACCTTAAAGTTGATGGTCCCGGAGATTATATTCTAGTTGACCACAGCGTGTTTAGAGCTTTTAACAAAGGAGCTTTAGGTGTAATTGCTGCAACAGGACCAAAAAACGACCGTGTGTTTAAAGGGAAGATCCAAGAAGGTATTTACCAACCAGAGGGAGGTATTATCCAGAAAATGCCAGGAAGTGGCACTGCGGAATCTACTGAGCCTGTAGCGGCACTTAGCAAAGCTGAGAAACTGGAAAAAGGTGAGCATATTTATGCCCGTACTTGTGTAGCTTGTCACCAAGGTGCTGGCCAGGGTGTTCCTGATGTTTTCCCTCCACTTGCTAAATCTGATTACTTAAACGCAGATATTGACCGAGCAATTGATATTATCCTGCACGGTAAGAGCGGTGAGATAACCGTAAACGGAAAAAAATACAACAACGTAATGCCATCCCAATCTTTGGATGATGCACAAACAGCCAGTGTGCTAACCTATATTTATAACAATTGGGGCAATAACGGTACTGAGGTAACTGAGGATATGGTTAAGAAAGTCCGTTTAAAACAGTAA
- a CDS encoding formylglycine-generating enzyme family protein produces the protein MLSIKNILILSFIWAVAFSASAQNIDMATISKGSYTPLYGRDSSQVKVEAFLLDVYPVSVSEYIQFLKENPKWQKSQVKGIFADKNYLNGWEGDLKPNPKTKEDEPITSVSWFAAKEYCKCKGKRLPTLDEWEYVAMADSKRIDARTTESYNQYILDWYEKPKGKHETIGSTFKNYWGVYDMHGLVWEWTQDFNSVMIASESRTGGNDNNLFCSAAAVGATDLMNYAAFMRYAFRSSLKGNYSVNNLGFRCAKDLDSIEK, from the coding sequence ATTTTGTCTATTAAAAATATTTTAATCTTAAGTTTTATTTGGGCCGTGGCATTTTCTGCTTCGGCCCAAAATATTGATATGGCTACCATATCCAAAGGAAGTTATACTCCGCTCTACGGTAGGGATTCGTCCCAGGTTAAGGTAGAGGCTTTCCTTTTGGATGTTTATCCCGTATCCGTCTCAGAATACATCCAATTTTTAAAGGAAAATCCGAAATGGCAAAAATCACAGGTAAAAGGAATTTTTGCGGATAAAAACTATTTGAATGGTTGGGAAGGAGATTTAAAACCCAATCCAAAAACCAAAGAAGATGAACCTATAACTTCCGTTTCTTGGTTTGCAGCAAAAGAATATTGTAAATGCAAGGGAAAACGCCTTCCCACTCTTGATGAATGGGAATATGTGGCGATGGCAGATAGCAAAAGAATCGATGCACGTACTACTGAAAGTTACAATCAGTATATTTTGGATTGGTACGAAAAACCCAAGGGTAAACATGAAACTATAGGAAGTACGTTTAAAAATTATTGGGGGGTGTATGATATGCACGGTCTGGTGTGGGAATGGACCCAAGATTTCAATTCCGTGATGATCGCTTCCGAATCGAGAACGGGAGGTAACGATAACAACCTATTTTGTAGTGCAGCCGCAGTTGGAGCAACAGATTTAATGAACTACGCCGCCTTTATGCGATATGCTTTTAGAAGTAGCTTAAAAGGGAATTATTCGGTGAATAATTTGGGGTTTCGCTGTGCGAAGGATTTGGATAGTATTGAAAAGTGA
- a CDS encoding SCO family protein, whose product MNYIKYFFLVLVIGMSSCKNNSEDKNEFATDIENIEIDNEISDMSVFNLPSHWTTQDGNDIELKDLQGKVLVMVMIYTSCKAACPRLVADMRNIEKQIPENKKNDVQYVFVSIDPETDTPERLKEFAKENKMDDDKWLFLRGSEEDTREFAAVLAVSYKEISPIDFSHSNIISVFNQKGELAHQQEGLGVDNVETVQAIKDLAN is encoded by the coding sequence ATGAATTATATAAAATATTTTTTCCTGGTATTGGTGATAGGAATGTCTTCCTGTAAAAACAATTCGGAAGATAAAAATGAATTCGCTACAGATATAGAGAACATTGAAATTGATAATGAAATTTCAGATATGTCCGTTTTTAATCTTCCCTCTCATTGGACTACACAAGATGGGAATGATATTGAATTGAAAGATCTTCAGGGGAAAGTATTGGTAATGGTTATGATCTACACTTCTTGTAAAGCTGCGTGTCCACGATTGGTTGCAGATATGAGAAATATTGAAAAGCAGATTCCAGAAAATAAAAAGAATGATGTTCAATATGTTTTTGTAAGCATTGATCCTGAAACGGATACACCGGAGCGACTTAAAGAATTTGCGAAGGAAAATAAGATGGACGATGATAAATGGTTATTCCTTCGTGGATCAGAAGAGGATACACGCGAGTTTGCCGCGGTATTGGCAGTAAGTTATAAGGAAATTTCGCCCATCGATTTCTCGCATTCCAATATCATTAGTGTCTTTAACCAAAAAGGGGAATTGGCTCACCAGCAAGAAGGCCTGGGCGTTGACAATGTGGAAACGGTACAAGCCATTAAGGATTTGGCGAACTAA
- a CDS encoding sulfite exporter TauE/SafE family protein, whose protein sequence is MLITALLFGLLGSFHCVGMCGPIAFLLPVNRSNNFKKVGQIFLYHFGRIFSYSILGLTFGLVGTSLNLFGMQQQLSIGIGILMLVVVLIPQKTFNKYNFSRPVFKLISKVKTALGKELKKKTPDTFLTIGFLNGFLPCGLVYMAIFGAIASGNALHGSLYMAVFGLGTIPLMTSAVYLGNFLNVQVRKRIRKAIPVFVVVIACLFILRGLGLGIPYVSPTPVSKTVNAEIDCQPISNNNIFNQ, encoded by the coding sequence ATGTTAATCACCGCACTCTTATTTGGCCTCCTGGGAAGTTTCCACTGCGTCGGGATGTGCGGTCCCATTGCTTTTTTATTGCCGGTTAATCGTTCCAACAATTTTAAAAAAGTAGGGCAGATCTTTCTTTATCACTTTGGAAGAATTTTTTCGTATAGCATTTTGGGATTGACATTTGGATTGGTCGGTACCAGTCTCAACCTTTTTGGAATGCAGCAACAACTTTCCATTGGTATTGGCATATTGATGTTGGTCGTAGTGTTGATTCCCCAGAAAACGTTCAATAAATACAATTTCTCAAGACCTGTTTTTAAGTTGATTTCAAAAGTGAAAACCGCTTTGGGAAAAGAATTGAAAAAGAAAACCCCTGACACTTTTTTGACGATAGGGTTTTTAAATGGATTCCTCCCTTGTGGATTGGTCTATATGGCTATATTTGGTGCAATTGCATCAGGTAATGCGCTGCACGGTAGTCTGTATATGGCAGTCTTTGGTTTGGGGACAATTCCTCTAATGACCTCAGCTGTATATCTTGGAAATTTTTTAAACGTACAAGTGCGCAAGCGAATAAGAAAGGCAATTCCAGTATTTGTAGTTGTAATTGCTTGCCTTTTTATATTAAGAGGGCTTGGACTTGGGATTCCGTATGTTTCGCCTACGCCGGTCTCTAAAACTGTAAATGCGGAAATAGACTGTCAGCCTATTAGCAACAATAATATTTTTAATCAATAA
- a CDS encoding FixH family protein: MKINWGTGLVIGMVLFIGFIMFFVVQIMTNKKYDYDLVTEDYYQKELVYQKELDALENSSHLEHNLSSKRTDEGWEITFPEELNVSEISGTVVMYRPSSKKLDFELPIQLSSPVLLIPDERMVGGKWITKVNWKYKGKDYLYNEEILY, translated from the coding sequence ATGAAAATTAATTGGGGTACAGGTTTAGTGATTGGTATGGTTCTGTTTATTGGTTTCATCATGTTTTTTGTGGTGCAGATTATGACCAATAAAAAATATGATTACGATTTAGTGACCGAAGATTACTACCAAAAGGAATTGGTCTACCAAAAGGAATTGGATGCTTTAGAAAACAGCAGCCACCTCGAACATAATCTCAGTTCAAAAAGAACGGATGAGGGCTGGGAAATTACCTTCCCAGAGGAACTGAATGTTTCTGAAATTTCTGGGACGGTAGTAATGTACAGGCCGTCTAGCAAAAAATTGGATTTTGAATTGCCCATCCAACTATCAAGTCCAGTATTATTGATTCCTGATGAAAGAATGGTAGGAGGAAAGTGGATAACCAAAGTAAATTGGAAATATAAAGGCAAAGACTATCTGTATAACGAGGAAATTCTTTATTAA
- the ccoG gene encoding cytochrome c oxidase accessory protein CcoG yields the protein MDTPENEAFRDSIGTINEEGKRKWIFPKKPSGKLYEYRKYVSYILLAFFFIAPFVKINGNQFLLFNVLERRFNIFGYPFWPQDFYIFVIMMITGVVFIIFFTAAFGRIFCGWICPQTIFMEMVFRRIEYWIDGDRGAQIRLDKQSWNAEKIRKRGLKWTIFLFISFLTANIFLAYLIGSDRLLRYIMDGPADHLSTLFSLFIFTGIFYFIFSWFREQVCIIACPYGRLQSVMLDNKSIVVAYDHKRGEKEKGRAKFRKNEDREASGKGDCIDCFQCVNVCPTGIDIRNGTQLECINCTACIDACDDMMDAVNLPRGLIRYASEENIEKKAPFKFTPRLKGYTAVLVILVGVLIGLLFLRSDVEANVLRLPGQLYEHKENNIISNVYTYKLLNKTSNEKGDIHFKLKSPKGTIHTVKQGEIIVPAQGLTEGTLFIEINASALSGDKNRAVIEVYSGDQLIETTSASFIGPRSYK from the coding sequence TTGGACACTCCAGAAAACGAAGCGTTTAGGGATAGTATAGGGACTATCAATGAGGAAGGAAAAAGAAAATGGATATTTCCTAAAAAACCTTCTGGGAAACTATATGAATATAGAAAATATGTGAGCTATATACTGCTGGCGTTTTTCTTTATAGCACCGTTCGTCAAAATAAACGGCAATCAATTTTTGCTGTTCAACGTTCTGGAACGACGCTTCAATATTTTTGGTTATCCTTTCTGGCCCCAGGATTTTTACATTTTTGTAATCATGATGATTACGGGAGTGGTGTTTATTATATTTTTTACAGCTGCCTTTGGTCGGATTTTCTGCGGATGGATCTGTCCGCAGACCATTTTTATGGAAATGGTTTTCCGAAGGATTGAATATTGGATTGACGGAGACAGGGGAGCGCAGATTAGATTGGACAAACAATCCTGGAATGCCGAGAAAATAAGAAAGCGAGGTTTAAAATGGACCATTTTCTTATTTATTTCCTTTTTGACCGCCAATATATTTCTGGCTTATCTTATTGGGAGCGACAGACTGTTGCGATATATAATGGATGGTCCAGCGGATCATCTTAGTACTCTTTTTTCACTTTTCATTTTTACGGGGATTTTTTACTTTATCTTTTCCTGGTTCCGGGAGCAGGTTTGTATTATCGCCTGTCCTTATGGAAGGCTGCAAAGTGTAATGCTAGATAATAAATCCATAGTTGTGGCGTACGATCACAAACGTGGGGAAAAGGAAAAAGGAAGAGCGAAGTTCAGAAAGAATGAAGACAGAGAAGCTTCTGGAAAAGGTGACTGTATAGATTGCTTTCAGTGTGTAAATGTTTGCCCTACGGGTATAGACATTCGGAATGGAACGCAACTGGAATGTATAAATTGTACTGCTTGCATTGATGCATGCGATGATATGATGGATGCGGTGAATCTACCACGAGGTCTTATCCGGTACGCCAGTGAAGAGAACATTGAGAAAAAAGCACCGTTTAAGTTTACACCAAGATTAAAAGGATATACCGCAGTATTAGTGATTTTGGTTGGGGTGCTAATAGGATTACTGTTCTTACGGAGCGATGTTGAGGCGAATGTGCTCCGACTTCCAGGACAGCTTTATGAGCACAAGGAAAACAATATTATAAGTAATGTTTATACCTACAAGCTTTTAAATAAAACCTCTAATGAAAAGGGCGATATTCATTTTAAGCTAAAATCACCTAAGGGAACAATCCATACAGTAAAGCAGGGCGAGATTATTGTTCCTGCCCAAGGTTTGACCGAAGGGACGTTGTTTATAGAGATAAACGCTTCGGCCCTGAGTGGTGATAAAAACCGAGCGGTTATTGAAGTGTATAGTGGAGACCAATTGATAGAAACTACTAGTGCCAGTTTTATTGGTCCGAGAAGTTATAAGTAG
- a CDS encoding cbb3-type cytochrome c oxidase N-terminal domain-containing protein — protein sequence MKNTVAYIRVAIYMVFAFFIFEFFIDAGDQMAIVKYPIIWGILALILFLAIVLEVVIAALQRVLFAGLTPASQEKYLLAEEKRKDALYGWFERMYKKSLGSKPIEKEQEIVLDHNYDGIRELDNNLPPWWVYMFYASIVFAVIYLLRYHVFDGTTQIEEYQIELAQAKADFEEYKKNNKDLIDANTVELLTDSKDLAAGKVIFGENCVACHKDDGGGGIGPNLTDEYWILGGGIKDVYHTISEGGRPGKGMIPWKSDLKPLEIAQVASYVISLGGTTPADPKAPEGDLWTAEN from the coding sequence ATGAAAAACACTGTAGCATATATTAGGGTGGCCATTTATATGGTTTTCGCCTTCTTTATATTTGAATTCTTTATTGATGCTGGAGATCAAATGGCCATTGTAAAATATCCTATTATTTGGGGTATCCTAGCCTTGATCTTGTTCCTGGCTATTGTATTGGAGGTTGTCATTGCGGCATTGCAAAGGGTTCTTTTTGCCGGTCTTACTCCTGCATCACAGGAAAAATACCTGCTTGCAGAAGAGAAAAGAAAGGATGCCCTATATGGTTGGTTCGAAAGAATGTATAAAAAATCTCTTGGAAGCAAACCAATTGAAAAGGAACAGGAAATTGTTTTGGACCATAATTACGACGGAATCCGCGAGCTTGATAACAATCTACCGCCTTGGTGGGTTTATATGTTCTATGCTTCAATCGTGTTTGCAGTAATCTATTTATTGCGCTACCACGTATTTGATGGCACAACTCAAATCGAAGAATATCAAATTGAATTGGCGCAAGCAAAAGCAGATTTCGAGGAATATAAGAAAAACAATAAGGATTTGATTGACGCCAATACCGTTGAGCTATTGACAGATTCAAAAGATCTTGCTGCCGGAAAAGTAATTTTTGGGGAAAACTGTGTCGCCTGCCATAAAGATGACGGAGGAGGAGGAATTGGTCCTAACCTAACTGATGAATATTGGATTTTAGGTGGTGGAATTAAAGATGTTTACCACACTATTAGTGAAGGTGGTCGTCCTGGAAAGGGAATGATTCCTTGGAAATCGGATTTAAAACCTTTAGAAATAGCCCAGGTTGCAAGTTATGTAATCAGTTTGGGTGGTACAACTCCGGCAGATCCAAAAGCTCCCGAAGGAGACCTTTGGACTGCTGAAAATTAA
- a CDS encoding CcoQ/FixQ family Cbb3-type cytochrome c oxidase assembly chaperone: MLKFVKGNLENIDNVQIYPMISLLIFFIFFVGLFYWVITAKKEHIREVSNIPLENNNLNEEEL; the protein is encoded by the coding sequence ATGCTAAAATTTGTAAAAGGAAATTTAGAAAACATCGATAACGTTCAGATTTATCCAATGATCTCGCTTCTTATATTTTTCATCTTTTTTGTCGGACTGTTTTATTGGGTTATTACAGCAAAAAAAGAGCATATTCGTGAAGTGAGCAATATCCCACTTGAAAACAACAACCTAAACGAAGAAGAATTATGA
- the ccoN gene encoding cytochrome-c oxidase, cbb3-type subunit I — protein sequence MQTEQFYYDNQIVKKFIYATLFWGLIGMSVGLLLAFMFLFPNMTEGISWLSFGRLRPLHTNAVIFAFVGNAIFAGVYYSSQRLLKARMWSDALSNLNFWGWQAIIVAAAITLPLGYTSTKEYAELEWPIDIAIAIIWVAFGINLIMTMVKRRQRHLYVALWFYLGTWVTVAVLHIVNSMAIPVSALKSYSAYSGVQDALVQWWYGHNAVAFFLTTPFLGLMYYFVPKAANRPVYSYRLSIVHFWSLIFIYIWAGPHHLLYTALPEWAQNLGVAFSVMLLAPSWGGMINGLLTLRGAWDKVRVDPVLKFMVVAITGYGMATFEGPMLSLKNVNAIAHFSDWIIAHVHVGALAWNGFLTFGMIYWLVPRLFKTKLFSVKLANAHFWVGTLGIIMYALPMYVAGFMQSSMWNQFDADGSLKYPNFLETVIQITPMYWMRAIGGSMYILGACIAIYNIIMTAKKGSAVTDELAEAAPLVPVTKLQTAGEGYHSWLERRPIKLTIYATIAILIGGAVQIIPSLMVDDYVPRIASVKPYTPLELEGRDIYIREGCVSCHSQMIRPFRSEVLRYGEYSKSGEYVYDHPFLWGSKRTGPDLHRIGGKYSDNWHLNHMYDPQSTSSGSIMPSYKWLVTDRLDKSMTERKMNALVTLGVPYSDEEIANAQQLMDEQGAKIEKNLYSDPDFVTSYEADKKYAAENNEEFVEMKDREIVALIAYLQRLGTDIKMENADNASAQND from the coding sequence ATGCAAACAGAGCAATTTTATTATGACAACCAGATTGTCAAGAAGTTCATCTATGCAACCTTATTCTGGGGTCTTATAGGGATGTCCGTGGGCTTGCTTTTGGCCTTTATGTTTTTGTTCCCCAATATGACCGAAGGTATTTCATGGCTTAGCTTTGGTCGTTTACGTCCATTGCACACCAACGCGGTAATTTTTGCCTTTGTTGGGAATGCCATATTTGCTGGGGTGTATTATTCGTCACAGCGTCTGCTTAAAGCAAGAATGTGGAGTGATGCACTTAGCAACCTTAACTTCTGGGGATGGCAGGCCATAATTGTTGCCGCCGCCATCACGCTTCCCCTTGGTTATACCTCAACAAAAGAGTATGCCGAATTGGAATGGCCAATAGATATTGCCATTGCAATTATTTGGGTAGCTTTCGGTATCAACCTAATAATGACAATGGTAAAAAGACGCCAACGTCACTTATATGTTGCCCTTTGGTTCTACCTTGGAACTTGGGTAACCGTTGCCGTTTTGCATATTGTAAATAGTATGGCTATTCCGGTTAGTGCGCTTAAAAGTTATTCAGCTTATTCCGGGGTACAGGATGCCTTAGTGCAATGGTGGTACGGGCATAACGCGGTAGCGTTCTTCCTTACTACACCTTTCTTGGGACTGATGTATTACTTTGTTCCAAAAGCAGCTAATAGACCGGTTTATTCATACCGACTTTCTATTGTTCACTTCTGGTCACTCATTTTTATTTATATCTGGGCTGGTCCTCACCACTTGTTATATACCGCACTTCCTGAGTGGGCACAGAACCTGGGAGTAGCCTTTTCCGTAATGCTTCTTGCTCCATCTTGGGGAGGGATGATAAACGGACTCTTAACACTTCGTGGAGCTTGGGATAAAGTTCGCGTAGACCCGGTGTTGAAGTTTATGGTTGTTGCAATTACCGGCTACGGTATGGCAACTTTTGAAGGCCCGATGCTTTCCTTAAAAAACGTAAACGCTATTGCCCACTTTAGCGACTGGATTATTGCCCACGTTCACGTAGGGGCACTTGCCTGGAATGGATTTTTGACCTTTGGTATGATCTATTGGTTGGTGCCCAGACTTTTCAAAACAAAATTATTCTCCGTAAAGCTCGCCAATGCACACTTCTGGGTTGGGACGCTGGGGATTATTATGTATGCCCTCCCAATGTACGTTGCTGGATTTATGCAGTCGTCTATGTGGAACCAATTTGATGCTGATGGCTCATTAAAATATCCAAACTTCCTTGAAACCGTGATTCAGATTACTCCGATGTACTGGATGCGTGCTATTGGTGGATCAATGTATATTTTGGGAGCTTGTATCGCCATCTATAATATTATTATGACTGCCAAAAAAGGTAGTGCAGTAACAGATGAACTTGCAGAAGCTGCCCCACTTGTACCTGTAACCAAATTACAGACTGCCGGTGAAGGCTACCACTCTTGGCTGGAAAGACGTCCTATTAAACTTACTATTTATGCAACAATCGCCATTTTAATTGGAGGTGCAGTTCAGATCATTCCTTCTTTGATGGTAGATGATTATGTACCTAGAATTGCAAGTGTGAAACCTTATACGCCATTGGAATTGGAGGGTCGCGATATTTACATCCGGGAAGGTTGTGTGTCCTGTCACTCTCAAATGATCAGACCTTTCCGAAGCGAGGTATTAAGATATGGAGAATATTCCAAATCTGGAGAATACGTATATGACCATCCATTTTTATGGGGAAGTAAACGTACCGGACCAGATCTTCACAGAATTGGAGGAAAGTATTCAGATAACTGGCACTTAAACCATATGTACGATCCACAGAGTACATCTTCGGGATCTATTATGCCTTCCTACAAGTGGTTGGTTACGGACAGATTGGATAAAAGTATGACTGAGCGTAAAATGAATGCATTGGTTACCTTGGGGGTACCGTATTCTGATGAAGAAATTGCCAACGCTCAGCAGTTAATGGACGAGCAAGGAGCCAAAATCGAGAAGAATCTTTACAGCGATCCTGATTTTGTAACTTCCTATGAAGCCGATAAGAAATATGCAGCAGAGAACAACGAAGAGTTTGTAGAGATGAAAGATCGCGAAATCGTTGCCCTGATTGCTTATTTGCAACGTCTAGGTACAGATATAAAAATGGAAAATGCTGATAACGCATCAGCTCAAAACGACTAG